A genome region from Erigeron canadensis isolate Cc75 chromosome 3, C_canadensis_v1, whole genome shotgun sequence includes the following:
- the LOC122592664 gene encoding phytochrome A1 — protein sequence MSSSNSARSKHSTRIIQQTTVDARLHADFEESGDSFDYSSSVHVSNTVVTGEQPRSDKVTTAYLHHIQKGKLIQPFGCLLALDEKTFKVIAYSENAPEMLTMVSHTVPSVGESPVLGIGTDVRTIFAGPSANALYKALGFGEVSLLNPILVHCKTSGRPFYAIIHRVTGSLILDFEPVMPNEVPMTAAGSLQSYKHAAKAIARLQSLPSGSIDRLCDTMVQEVFELTGYDRVMAYKFHEDDHGEVVAEITKPGLDPYLGLHYPATDIPQAARFLFMKNKVRMICDCRAKNVKVVQDKKLSFDLTLCGSNLRAPHSCHLQYMENMTSIASLVMAVVINDIHDEGETSDPQKRKRLWGLVVCHNTTPRFVPFPLRYACEFLAQVFAIHINKELELENQILEKNILRTQTLLCDLLMRDAPLGIVAQSPNIMDLVKCDGAALLYKSKVYRMGVSPTESQIHDIVSWLYEYHMDSTGLSTDSLYDAGYPGALALGDVICGMASVRLTEKDILFWFRSNTASEIRWGGAKHEKGEKDDGKRMHPRSSFKAFLEVVKTRSFPWKEFEMDAIHSLQLIMRNALKESEVVDMKTDVIQEGFNELKLDGLQELESVTSEMVRLIETASVPILAVDVDGLINGWNTKIAELTGLTVEDAIGSHLLTLVEDSSVDKVQNMLNLALEGKEETGVEFEIKTHGSMGESKPITLVVNACASRDVNEHVVGVCCIAQDITNQKMIMDKFTRIEGDYKAIVHNPNPLIPPIFGTDEFGWCSEWNQAMTELSGIPREQVIDKMLLGEVFGTNAACCRLNNQESFINLSIVLNKALTSQEAVKISFGFFAKSGKYVDCLLCASKRVDNEGTVTGLFCFLQLASKDLQQAIHFQRMSEQIAAKRLKALAYVKRQIKNPLAGIIFSRKMMEATDLGDEQRELLHTSALCQKQLNKVLDDTDLDSIVDGYLDLEMTEFTLQQILGASLSQVMTKTDIMGIQVVNSVGESMLLEKLYGDSLRLQQVLADFLSLSVSCTPTGGLLIIAAKLTKDVLAKSVQLVNLELRITHTGSGVPEELLSQMFGNSTDATEEGISLVISRTLLKLMSGDVEYLREARRSTFIISVELASAGTKKASTD from the exons ATGTCTTCAAGTAATTCTGCAAGGTCAAAACATAGTACTAGAATTATACAACAAACCACTGTAGATGCACGGCTACATGCCGATTTTGAGGAATCAGGAGACTCGTTTGATTACTCGAGTTCCGTGCATGTTAGCAACACAGTTGTTACTGGGGAACAGCCTCGTTCCGATAAGGTAACAACTGCATACCTTCACCACATTCAAAAGGGTAAGTTGATTCAGCCTTTTGGATGTTTATTAGCCCTAGATGAAAAAACTTTCAAAGTAATTGCCTATTCTGAAAATGCCCCTGAAATGCTTACAATGGTAAGCCACACTGTGCCCAGTGTTGGTGAAAGTCCGGTTCTCGGGATTGGTACTGATGTTAGAACTATATTTGCGGGTCCTAGTGCTAATGCCTTGTATAAGGCCTTAGGATTTGGGGAAGTCTCTTTGCTAAACCCCATTTTGGTTCATTGTAAAACATCCGGGAGGCCTTTTTATGCCATCATTCATCGGGTTACGGGCAGTTTGATCCTAGATTTTGAGCCCGTTATGCCTAATGAAGTTCCAATGACTGCTGCTGGCTCTCTACAATCTTATAAGCATGCAGCCAAAGCCATAGCCAGGTTACAATCTCTGCCTAGTGGCAGCATCGACCGACTCTGTGACACAATGGTCCAGGAGGTTTTTGAGCTCACGGGTTATGATCGTGTGATGGCTTATAAGTTTCatgaagatgatcatggtgAGGTGGTTGCTGAGATCACTAAACCGGGTCTTGACCCTTACCTTGGGTTACATTATCCAGCCACTGATATACCTCAAGCAGCCAGATTCTTGTTTATGAAAAATAAGGTTCGAATGATTTGTGATTGTCGAGCCAAGAATGTAAAAGTAGTTCAAGATAAGAAACTctcatttgatttaacattATGCGGTTCAAATCTCCGGGCCCCACATAGTTGCCATTTACAGTACATGGAAAACATGACCTCGATTGCCTCTTTGGTAATGGCAGTTGTCATAAACGACATCCATGATGAAGGCGAAACTTCTGATCCACAGAAACGAAAAAGGCTTTGGGGTTTAGTTGTGTGCCATAACACGACTCCAAGATTCGTTCCATTTCCTTTGCGTTATGCGTGTGAGTTTTTGGCTCAAGTTTTTGCCATTCACATCAATAAAGAACTGGAATTGGAAAACCAGATTCTGGAGAAGAATATCTTACGCACACAAACACTGTTATGTGATTTGTTGATGCGGGATGCTCCATTAGGTATTGTAGCACAAAGCCCGAATATCATGGATCTTGTTAAGTGTGATGGGGCGGCTCTTCTTTATAAAAGTAAAGTATACCGAATGGGGGTTAGCCCAACTGAGTCTCAAATTCATGATATAGTATCGTGGCTCTATGAATACCATATGGATTCTACGGGGTTGAGTACCGATAGTTTATACGATGCTGGTTATCCCGGGGCTCTAGCTCTTGGAGACGTAATATGTGGGATGGCATCGGTTAGGTTAACTGAAAAAGATATTCTTTTTTGGTTTAGATCAAACACGGCTTCAGAAATTAGATGGGGGGGTGCAAAACACGAGAAGGGTGAAAAAGATGATGGTAAAAGAATGCACCCAAGGTCTTCTTTTAAAGCCTTTTTAGAAGTCGTGAAAACTAGAAGTTTTCCATGGAAGGAATTTGAGATGGATGCCATTCACTCATTGCAGCTAATTATGAGGAATGCTTTGAAAGAAAGTGAAGTGGTGGATATGAAAACAGATGTTATTCAGGAGGGTTTTAATGAGCTTAAACTTGATGGGCTGCAAGAATTAGAATCAGTTACAAGTGAGATGGTTAGGTTGATCGAAACTGCTTCTGTTCCTATACTCgcagttgatgttgatggttTAATAAATGGATGGAATACAAAGATAGCTGAGTTGACTGGTTTGACCGTAGAAGACGCTATTGGTAGCCATTTGTTGACACTTGTTGAAGATTCTTCGGTTGACAAAGTCCAAAATATGCTGAACCTGGCACTAGAAG GAAAAGAGGAAACAGGTGTCgaatttgaaatcaaaacgCATGGATCAATGGGCGAGTCTAAACCAATCACGCTTGTGGTAAATGCCTGTGCAAGCAGGGACGTAAACGAACATGTTGTAGGTGTGTGCTGTATTGCACAAGATATAACTAACCAAAAGATGATAATGGACAAGTTCACTCGAATAGAAGGCGATTACAAAGCTATAGTGCATAACCCGAACCCATTGATTCCCCCAATCTTTGGAACTGATGAATTTGGTTGGTGTTCTGAGTGGAACCAAGCCATGACCGAGCTATCTGGAATACCAAGAGAACAAGTCATCGATAAAATGCTTTTGGGTGAAGTTTTTGGGACAAATGCAGCATGCTGTCGACTGAATAATCAAGAGTCTTTCATAAATCTGAGCATTGTTCTTAACAAAGCTCTGACTAGTCAAGAAGCAGTAAAGATTTCATTCGGGTTTTTTGCTAAAAGTGGAAAGTATGTAGACTGCTTGTTATGTGCAAGTAAACGGGTCGACAATGAGGGTACAGTCACCGGGCTTTTCTGCTTCTTACAGCTAGCAAGTAAAGACCTTCAACAAGCTATTCATTTTCAAAGAATGTCTGAGCAAATTGCAGCAAAGAGACTTAAAGCTTTAGCTTATGTGAAAAGACAGATTAAAAATCCACTTGCTGGGATTATATTTTCAAGAAAGATGATGGAGGCAACCGATCTGGGAGATGAGCAGAGGGAGCTTCTTCATACAAGTGCTTTATGTCAAAAGCAACTCAATAAAGTACTTGATGACACTGATCTTGATAGCATTGTTGACGG GTATTTGGATCTGGAGATGACAGAGTTTACTCTCCAGCAAATCTTGGGTGCCTCCTTAAGTCAAGTGATGACAAAGACCGACATAATGGGAATTCAAGTAGTAAATAGTGTAGGAGAAAGTATGTTGTTGGAGAAACTGTATGGAGATAGTTTAAGGCTGCAGCAAGTTCTTGCAGATTTCTTGTCACTGTCGGTTTCTTGTACACCAACCGGTGGCCTTCTCATAATTGCAGCCAAGTTGACCAAAGATGTTTTAGCCAAATCAGTTCAGCTTGTGAATTTAGAACTCAG GATAACACACACGGGAAGTGGGGTTCCAGAGGAGCTGTTAAGCCAAATGTTTGGAAACAGTACAGATGCAACAGAAGAAGGAATAAGTTTGGTGATTAGCCGAACCCTGTTGAAGCTCATGAGTGGAGATGTGGAATACTTGCGAGAAGCTAGAAGGTCGACTTTCATCATTTCTGTTGAACTTGCCTCTGCTGGAACAAAGAAAGCATCAACAGACTAA